Below is a window of Escherichia coli DSM 30083 = JCM 1649 = ATCC 11775 DNA.
TGATCTTTATCTGAAAAATAACCAAATACAGACAGATACGCATTACACCACGCGACTCGCCCCGCAGGATCAACCGCATGTTAAATAAAAAGAGCGTGTTGTCCTGATGAAACAAAAAGAGCTATGGATTAACCAGATCAAAGGGTTATGTATTTGTCTGGTGGTGATTTATCACTCGGTCATTACCTTTTATCCGCATCTGACCACTTTCCAGCATCCGTTATCAGAAGTCCTGAGCAAATGCTGGATCTATTTCAATCTTTACCTTGCACCCTTTCGTATGCCGGTTTTTTTCTTTATCTCTGGCTATTTGATTCGCCGCTATATCGACAGCGTACCGTGGGGAAATTGTCTCGATAAACGCATCTGGAACATCTTCTGGGTGCTGGCGCTTTGGGGCGTGGTGCAGTGGCTGGCGCTAAGTGCACTAAATCAGTGGCTGGCACCTGAGCGCAATTTAAGCAATGCCTCCAATGCCGCTTATGCCGATTCCACCGGTGAGTTCCTGCACGGGATGATCACCGCCAGCACCAGCTTGTGGTATCTGTATGCGTTAATTGTCTATTTCGTGATATGTAAAATTTTTAACCGCCTGGCCCTGCCGTTATTTGTTCTGTTTATACTGATGAGTGTGGCTGTTAATTTCGTACCCACACCGTGGTGGGGAATGAACAGTGTGAGCCGCAATTTGCCTTATTACAGCCTTGGCGCATGGTTTGGCGCAACATTAATGACCTGTGTTAAAGCGGTACCGTTGCGCCGCCATCTGCTGATGGCTTCTTTGCTGGCCGTTCTGGCGGTCGGTGCCTGGTTGTTTAATATCTCGCTGCTGTTGTCGCTGGTATCGATTGTGGTGATCATGAAGCTGTTTTATCAGTACGAACAACGTTTCGGTATGCGCTCCACCAGCCTGCTGAATGTGATTGGTTCCAACACCATTGCTATCTACACCACCCATCGCATTCTGGTTGAAATATTCAGCTTAACTCTGCTTGCGCAAATGAACGCAGCACGCTGGTCGCCGCAAGTCGAACTGACACTCCTGCTGGTTTACCCCTTTGTTAGTTTGTTCATCTGTACTGTTGCGGGCTTGCTGGTAAGAAAACTTTCACAGCGCGCATTCAGCGATCTGTTGTTCTCCCCGCCTTCTCTGCCCGCGGCCGTCAGTTACTCCCGCTAAGCCATCGCCCCAGCCGGGGCGATTCAATTTGCTAAACCATGTCGATTACGGATAATGAACAGCATTGCTTATCAGAGATATGCCCCCATATGTTGAGGCATATCCTAACGAGAATCTGACAACCGTTATGCCTGAACAATATCGTTATACGCTGCCCGTCAAAGCGGGTGAGCAGCGTCTGCTGGGCGAGTTAACTGGCGCTGCCTGCGCAACGCTGGTAGCGGAAATTGCCGAACGTCACGCCGGACCAGTGGTGCTTATTGCGCCAGATATGCAAAATGCTCTGCGTTTGCATGATGAAATCAGCCAGTTCACCGATCAGATGGTGATGAACCTGGCGGACTGGGAAACCCTCCCTTACGACAGTTTTTCGCCTCATCAGGACATTATCTCCTCGCGCCTTTCCACCCTTTACCAGCTACCGACGATGCAGCGTGGCGTACTGATTGTTCCGGTGAATACGCTTATGCAGCGCGTTTGCCCGCACAGTTTTCTCCACGGTCATGCGCTGGTGATGAAAAAAGGTCAGCGCCTGTCACGAGATGCATTACGAACCCAACTGGACAGCGCCGGTTATCGCCATGTTGACCAGGTGATGGAGCACGGCGAATACGCCACGCGCGGCGCGTTGCTGGATCTCTTCCCGATGGGGAGTGAGCTGCCTTATCGTCTTGATTTCTTTGATGATGAAATCGACAGCCTGCGGGTGTTTGACGTCGATAGCCAGCGCACGCTGGAGGAAGTAGAAGCGATCAATCTGCTTCCCGCGCACGAATTTCCGACCGATAAAGCGGCAATTGAACTGTTCCGCAGCCAGTGGCGTGATACCTTCGAAGTGAAGCGCGACCCGGAACATATTTATCAGCAAGTGAGTAAAGGCACATTACCTGCCGGGATCGAGTACTGGCAGCCGCTATTCTTCAGCGAACCGCTGCCGCCACTGTTCAGTTATTTCCCTGCCAATACGCTGTTGGTGAATACTGGCGATCTGGAAAACAGTGCCGAACGTTTCCAGGCTGACACGCTGGCGCGTTTTGAGAATCGCGGCGTCGACCCAATGCGCCCACTGTTGCCACCACAATCGCTCTGGCTGCGGGTGGATGAGCTCTTTTCAGAGCTGAAAAACTGGCCGCGTGTGCAGCTAAAAACTGAACATTTACCGACAAAAGCAGCGAATGCCAATTTAGGTTTCCAGAAACTGCCAGACCTGGCCATTCAGGCACAACAAAAAGCGCCGCTGGATGCGCTGCGTAAGTTCCTCGAGACTTTCGACGGTCCGGTGGTGTTCTCGGTAGAAAGTGAAGGTCGCCGTGAAGCGCTGGGTGAACTGCTCGCGCGAATTAAAATTGCTCCGCAACGCATTATGCGTCTTGATGAAGCCAGCGACCGTGGGCGTTATCTGATGATTGGCGCTGCCGAACATGGTTTTGTCGATACGATGCGTAACCTGGCGCTGATTTGCGAAAGCGATCTGCTCGGTGAACGCGTTGCCCGTCGTCGTCAGGATTCTCGCCGCGCCATCAACCCCGATACACTGATCCGTAACCTTGCGGAGCTGCATATTGGTCAGCCGGTGGTCCATCTGGAGCACGGCGTCGGTCGTTATGCCGGAATGACCACGCTCGAAGCTGGAGGCATTACTGGCGAGTATTTGATGCTCACCTATGCCAACGACGCCAAACTGTATGTTCCGGTGTCGTCACTGCATCTGATTAGCCGTTACGCGGGTGGCGCAGAAGAAAACGCACCACTGCATAAACTTGGTGGCGATGCCTGGTCACGCGCACGGCAGAAAGCGGCGGAAAAAGTGCGTGATGTGGCGGCGGAATTGCTGGATATCTACGCGCAACGCGCCGCCAAAGAGGGCTTCGCGTTTAAACACGATCGTGAGCAGTATCAGTTATTCTGCGACAGCTTCCCGTTTGAAACCACGCCGGATCAGGCTCAAGCCATTAATGCGGTGCTTAGCGACATGTGTCAGCCGCTGGCAATGGATCGTCTGGTGTGCGGCGATGTTGGCTTTGGTAAAACAGAAGTGGCGATGCGCGCCGCTTTCCTGGCGGTAGATAACCACAAACAGGTGGCGGTGCTGGTGCCTACCACCCTTCTCGCGCAGCAGCATTACGACAACTTCCGCGACCGTTTCGCCAACTGGCCGGTACGTATCGAAATGATCTCCCGTTTCCGCAGCGCCAAAGAGCAGACGCAAATCCTTGCGGAAGTGGCGGAAGGGAAAATCGATATTCTGATCGGTACGCACAAACTGCTGCAAAGTGACGTCAAGTTTAAAGATTTAGGCCTGCTGATTGTCGATGAAGAACACCGCTTCGGGGTGCGTCATAAAGAGCGCATTAAAGCGATGCGCGCGAACGTGGATATTCTGACGCTTACCGCAACGCCGATCCCACGTACGCTGAATATGGCAATGAGCGGAATGCGCGATCTGTCGATTATCGCCACGCCGCCCGCCCGTCGTCTGGCAGTTAAAACCTTTGTCCGTGAGTATGACAGTCTGGTGGTCCGGGAGGCGATCCTGCGTGAAATTTTGCGCGGAGGACAGGTTTATTATCTCTACAATGATGTGGAAAACATCCAGAAAGCCGCCGAACGGCTGGCAGAACTGGTACCTGAAGCGCGGATTGCCATCGGTCACGGGCAAATGCGTGAGCGCGAACTGGAACGGGTGATGAATGATTTCCATCATCAACGTTTCAACGTGCTGGTTTGTACCACCATTATCGAAACCGGGATCGACATTCCTACCGCCAACACCATTATCATTGAACGCGCGGATCACTTCGGTCTGGCACAGTTGCACCAGTTGCGCGGTCGCGTCGGGCGTTCTCACCACCAGGCATATGCATGGCTACTGACGCCGCATCCAAAAGCGATGACTACCGATGCGCAAAAACGTCTTGAAGCGATTGCCTCGCTGGAAGATCTCGGTGCAGGTTTTGCGCTGGCAACGCACGATCTGGAGATCCGCGGCGCAGGTGAACTGCTTGGCGAAGAACAAAGCGGCTCAATGGAAACCATCGGTTTCTCGCTGTATATGGAGTTGCTGGAAAACGCCGTCGATGCGCTGAAAGCCGGACGCGAGCCGTCGCTGGAAGATCTCACCAGCCAGCAAACAGAAGTCGACCTGCGGATGCCGTCGCTATTGCCAGATGATTTCATCCCTGACGTGAACACGCGTCTGTCGTTCTACAAACGTATTGCCAGCGCCAAAACGGAAAACGAACTGGAAGAGATCAAAGTCGAGCTTATCGATCGCTTCGGCCTGCTACCGGATCCGGCGCGTACCCTGCTGGATATTGCCCGTCTGCGCCAGCAAGCGCAGAAACTGGGGATCAGGAAGCTGGAAGGTAATGAGAAAGGCGGCGTGATCGAATTTGCCGAGAAGAATCACGTTAATCCGGCCTGGTTGATTGGTTTGCTGCAAAAACAGCCGCAGCATTACCGCCTTGATGGTCCGACGCGCCTGAAGTTTATTCAGGATTTGAGTGAGCGGAAAACGCGTATCGAATGGGTACGCCAGTTTATGCGTGAACTGGAAGAGAACGCGATCGCTTGATGGTTAGATTAGGGGCGTTTCTGCGCCCCCATCTGCAACATTTACAAATTCTTTGCACTTCCCTGCACTATCCGACACTGTCACCATCCATAATTCAGGCTTATCTGTTTATTACAATAACCTTATATTTATTATGGATTTTTGGTGATGATCAAAACGCATTTTTCTCGCTGGCTAACGTTTTTTACGTTCGCCGCTGCCGTGGCGCTGGCGCTACCGGCAAAAGCCAACACCTGGCCGCTGCCGCAAGCGGGCAGTCGTCTGGTTGGTGAAAACAAATTTCATGTGGTGGAAAATGACGGTGGCTCTCTGGAAGCGATCGCCAAAAAATATAACGTCGGCTTTCTCGCTCTGTTACAGGCTAACCCCGGCGTTGATCCTTACGTACCGCGCGCGGGTAGCGTGTTAACGATCCCGTTGCAAACCCTACTTCCAGACGCGCCGCGCGAAGGCATTGTGATCAACATTGCGGAGCTGCGTCTCTATTACTACCCGCCGGGTAAAAATTCGGTAACCGTGTATCCCATCGGCATTGGTCAGTTAGGTGGTGACACGCTGACGCCAACGATGGTGACTACCGTTTCAGACAAACGTGCAAACCCAACCTGGACGCCAACGGCAAACATCCGCGCGCGGTATAAGGCACAGGGAATTGAGTTGCCTGCGGTAGTGCCGGCAGGACCGGATAACCCAATGGGCCATCATGCGATTCGTCTGGCGGCCTATGGCGGCGTTTATTTGCTTCATGGTACGAACGCCGATTTCGGCATTGGCATGCGGGTAAGTTCTGGCTGTATTCGTCTGCGGGATGACGATATCAAAACACTCTTTAGCCAGGTCACCCCAGGCACCAAAGTGAATATCATCAACACTCCGATAAAAGTCTCTGCCGAACCAAACGGTGCGCGTCTGGTTGAAGTACATCAGCCGCTGTCTGAGAAGATTGATGACGATCCGCAGCTGCTGCCAATTACGCTGAATAGCGCAATGCAATCATTTAAAGATGCAGCACAAACTGACGCTGAAGTGATGCAACATGTGATGGATGTCCGTTCCGGGATGCCGGTGGATGTCCGCCGTCATCAAGTGAGCCCACAAACTCTGTAAAGCTCGGATAAAAAAATCCCCGCGACACGGCATGTCGCGGGGAAAAAATCAGCAGTAGCAGGCATTAATGAGGGTTAATGCTTATTTATAAATTACTGCTGTTCCATGGAGGGTATTCGGACCGGTTACAGAAGTAATACGGAAAGATTTTGCGCCCATCTCATCCGCTTTTTGCGCCAACTGCTCTTCCAGCGATCCCAGATTTGTCCCCGCGTTAGCACTGATAGTACCGACTTTTTGTTGGCCTTCTGGCGTGGACTGAACTTCGACAGCCGCAAAGCTGGCAAATGACATGGAGCTTAAAATCGCCGCAGCGATGAGGTTTTTTACGTTTTTCATAATAGTGGCCTTATGCAGATGAATGACGTCGCAAGCAATTACTTAACGATCGATAACTAAATGATAGATGTGATCTGGATCACATACAAGATATTTTTTATAACAATCATTAATTAATTTAAAAACCTTTAAATTTCAGTTAAATATAAAGCGATTATTTTTATGGTTTCTGGACTGGTGAACGGAGGTGATTATTTTTATAATAACCTTTCATTCACAGTCACCAGGTACAACGGCATCATGGCAACTGACTCAACACAATGTGTAAAAAAAAGCCGTGGCCGCCCAAAAGTGTTCGACAGGGATGCCGCGCTTGATAAGGCCATGAAATTGTTCTGGCAGCACGGTTATGAAGCGACTTCTCTTGCGGACCTCGTTGAAGCGACCGGAGCTAAAGCGCCCACGCTATACGCGGAATTTACCAACAAAGAGGGGTTATTCCGCGCCGTACTCGACCGCTATATCGATCGTTTTGCCGCCAAGCATGAAGCACAGCTGTTTTGTGAAGAGAAAAGCGTGGAGTCTGCGCTGGCTGACTATTTTGCTGCCATCGCCAACTGCTTTACCAGCAAAGACACTCCGGCTGGCTGCTTCATGATCAACAACTGCACCACCCTCTCCCCGGATTCAGGAGATATCGCCAATACGCTGAAATCACGCCATGCGATGCAAGAGCGCACTTTGCAGCAGTTTTTATGTCAACGACAAGCGCGCGGGGAAATCCCGACCCACTGTGACGTGACGCATCTGGCAGAATTCCTTAATTGTATTATTCAGGGGATGTCGATCAGCGCACGCGAAGGTGCATCGCTGGAAAAACTGATGCAGATTGCCCGAACGACTTTGCGTTTATGGCCGGAACTGCTGAAATAGGTCGCAAAAAAAGCCCCTCAGCTTGAGCGAATGAGGGGCTAAATTGCAGAGTACAACCTTGTTATGCTTTGTTATTCAAAATCAGCTGCCCGTTGCTATCTAGCGGGATCTGCGTACCCGGATCGCGGTCCATTCGGATTTTGCCCTGCTGATCGCCAATCTTATAGGTCACATCATAACCGAGCATTTTTTCTGACTTGTCATACACCGTTTTACAACGCTGTTGCGTAGTCGTGTAAGTATCGCTTTCCTGGAGAGAGCCCTGGATCTGGTTACCTGCATATCCACCCCCCAGCGCCCCCACAACAGTGGCGACATCTTTACCGCGACCACCACCAAACTGATGCCCAATCACGCCGCCAGCAACAGCGCCGAGCACCGACCCGGTAATGCGATTTTCATCCTGCACCGGTCGACGATGGGTCACTGTAACGTTGCGACACTCCTGACGCGGTGTTTTAACCGTTTCCTTGATTGGGGTTGCAGAAACAACCTGAGCGTATTGCGGGCCACGTTCAAACACGTTCAGACTGGCCACTGCCGCTACGCCCAGCGCAGCTGCGACACCAATCCCGATACCCGCCAACATTGACTTATTCACGGGAATACCTCCTTCTTTGCTGTTATGCCAATCATGCAAGCGAAGGAGAAAAGCAGCTATCAGACAGAAGATGAAAAGCGCGGGAATGGCTGGAAATACTTAGGGATTCGGAGGAGTCTGAAGGAATGCCTGATGCGACGCTTAACGCGTCTTATCAGGCCTACCGCTCGTACCATTTGTCCAGGGCGGATAAGGCGTTTACGCCGCATCCGCCAGTACAAGCCGATTAATGCAACTTCAAACGTGGACGGATAACGCGGTTAATACTCCCCACCAGCATCATTAATCCGGTTTTAAAGTAACCATGCAGCGCAATCTGGTGCATTCGGTACAGCGAGATGTATACAAAGCGCGCAATTCGTCCTTCAATCATCATTGAGCCGCGTGTCAGGTTACCCATCAGGCTACCGACGGTGGAAAAGTTCGACAGCGATACCAGCGAACCGTGATCTTTATACTGATAATTTTTCAGCGGCTTACCGTTCATCTGCGCCAGAATGTTGTTCATTGCGCAGGTTGCCATCTGATGTGCGGCCTGAGCGCGCGGCGGAACAAAGCCCCCTTCCGGACGCGGGCATGACGCGCAGTCGCCAATAGCGTATATGTCTGGATCGCGAGTGGTTTGCAGCGTCGGTTCCACCACCAGCTGGTTGATACGGTTGGTTTCAAGACCACCGATATCTTTCAGGAAGTCTGGCGCTTTGATCCCGGCTGCCCACACCATCAGATCAGCCTCAATATATTCGCCATCTTTAGTGTGCAGGCCGCCTTCATCAGCACTGGTGACCA
It encodes the following:
- the ycfT gene encoding acyltransferase family protein, producing MKQKELWINQIKGLCICLVVIYHSVITFYPHLTTFQHPLSEVLSKCWIYFNLYLAPFRMPVFFFISGYLIRRYIDSVPWGNCLDKRIWNIFWVLALWGVVQWLALSALNQWLAPERNLSNASNAAYADSTGEFLHGMITASTSLWYLYALIVYFVICKIFNRLALPLFVLFILMSVAVNFVPTPWWGMNSVSRNLPYYSLGAWFGATLMTCVKAVPLRRHLLMASLLAVLAVGAWLFNISLLLSLVSIVVIMKLFYQYEQRFGMRSTSLLNVIGSNTIAIYTTHRILVEIFSLTLLAQMNAARWSPQVELTLLLVYPFVSLFICTVAGLLVRKLSQRAFSDLLFSPPSLPAAVSYSR
- the ycfJ gene encoding glycine zipper 2TM domain-containing protein gives rise to the protein MNKSMLAGIGIGVAAALGVAAVASLNVFERGPQYAQVVSATPIKETVKTPRQECRNVTVTHRRPVQDENRITGSVLGAVAGGVIGHQFGGGRGKDVATVVGALGGGYAGNQIQGSLQESDTYTTTQQRCKTVYDKSEKMLGYDVTYKIGDQQGKIRMDRDPGTQIPLDSNGQLILNNKA
- the bhsA gene encoding multiple stress resistance protein BhsA; its protein translation is MKNVKNLIAAAILSSMSFASFAAVEVQSTPEGQQKVGTISANAGTNLGSLEEQLAQKADEMGAKSFRITSVTGPNTLHGTAVIYK
- the comR gene encoding TetR family copper-responsive transcriptional repressor ComR, with amino-acid sequence MATDSTQCVKKSRGRPKVFDRDAALDKAMKLFWQHGYEATSLADLVEATGAKAPTLYAEFTNKEGLFRAVLDRYIDRFAAKHEAQLFCEEKSVESALADYFAAIANCFTSKDTPAGCFMINNCTTLSPDSGDIANTLKSRHAMQERTLQQFLCQRQARGEIPTHCDVTHLAEFLNCIIQGMSISAREGASLEKLMQIARTTLRLWPELLK
- the mfd gene encoding transcription-repair coupling factor, producing the protein MPEQYRYTLPVKAGEQRLLGELTGAACATLVAEIAERHAGPVVLIAPDMQNALRLHDEISQFTDQMVMNLADWETLPYDSFSPHQDIISSRLSTLYQLPTMQRGVLIVPVNTLMQRVCPHSFLHGHALVMKKGQRLSRDALRTQLDSAGYRHVDQVMEHGEYATRGALLDLFPMGSELPYRLDFFDDEIDSLRVFDVDSQRTLEEVEAINLLPAHEFPTDKAAIELFRSQWRDTFEVKRDPEHIYQQVSKGTLPAGIEYWQPLFFSEPLPPLFSYFPANTLLVNTGDLENSAERFQADTLARFENRGVDPMRPLLPPQSLWLRVDELFSELKNWPRVQLKTEHLPTKAANANLGFQKLPDLAIQAQQKAPLDALRKFLETFDGPVVFSVESEGRREALGELLARIKIAPQRIMRLDEASDRGRYLMIGAAEHGFVDTMRNLALICESDLLGERVARRRQDSRRAINPDTLIRNLAELHIGQPVVHLEHGVGRYAGMTTLEAGGITGEYLMLTYANDAKLYVPVSSLHLISRYAGGAEENAPLHKLGGDAWSRARQKAAEKVRDVAAELLDIYAQRAAKEGFAFKHDREQYQLFCDSFPFETTPDQAQAINAVLSDMCQPLAMDRLVCGDVGFGKTEVAMRAAFLAVDNHKQVAVLVPTTLLAQQHYDNFRDRFANWPVRIEMISRFRSAKEQTQILAEVAEGKIDILIGTHKLLQSDVKFKDLGLLIVDEEHRFGVRHKERIKAMRANVDILTLTATPIPRTLNMAMSGMRDLSIIATPPARRLAVKTFVREYDSLVVREAILREILRGGQVYYLYNDVENIQKAAERLAELVPEARIAIGHGQMRERELERVMNDFHHQRFNVLVCTTIIETGIDIPTANTIIIERADHFGLAQLHQLRGRVGRSHHQAYAWLLTPHPKAMTTDAQKRLEAIASLEDLGAGFALATHDLEIRGAGELLGEEQSGSMETIGFSLYMELLENAVDALKAGREPSLEDLTSQQTEVDLRMPSLLPDDFIPDVNTRLSFYKRIASAKTENELEEIKVELIDRFGLLPDPARTLLDIARLRQQAQKLGIRKLEGNEKGGVIEFAEKNHVNPAWLIGLLQKQPQHYRLDGPTRLKFIQDLSERKTRIEWVRQFMRELEENAIA
- the ldtC gene encoding L,D-transpeptidase LdtC gives rise to the protein MMIKTHFSRWLTFFTFAAAVALALPAKANTWPLPQAGSRLVGENKFHVVENDGGSLEAIAKKYNVGFLALLQANPGVDPYVPRAGSVLTIPLQTLLPDAPREGIVINIAELRLYYYPPGKNSVTVYPIGIGQLGGDTLTPTMVTTVSDKRANPTWTPTANIRARYKAQGIELPAVVPAGPDNPMGHHAIRLAAYGGVYLLHGTNADFGIGMRVSSGCIRLRDDDIKTLFSQVTPGTKVNIINTPIKVSAEPNGARLVEVHQPLSEKIDDDPQLLPITLNSAMQSFKDAAQTDAEVMQHVMDVRSGMPVDVRRHQVSPQTL